The Brevibacterium atlanticum genome segment GGGTGCGGAACGAACTTCGGCACCACCGACGACGGCAAGCAGCGCTACCGGTGGAAGATGACGGTGACCACGGGCTCGACGAGCACGTGGTACCTTGCAGCGGAGAAGTTCGCAAAAGACCTGGACAAGGAGACCGACGGGCGGATCACGATGAAGGTCTTCGCCAACGAACGGCTTTCCGCCGGGGAGGCGACAGCAGGGGTCGAACAGCTCATGGACGGGGCGAAGGACTTCTCCTACAACTCGCCGATCATCTACGCCGGTGTCGACCCGCGCTTCGGCGCCGTCACCGCGCCCTTCGTCTTCGACTCCGTCGCGGACGGGCAGAAGGCGCTCGCGGGCAAGGGCGGGGACGTCTACTCCGACTATCTCGCCGAACGCGGTGTCCACCTGCTCGGTTTCGGCGAATCCGGGATGCGGCAGCTGACGAACACGCACCGGGCGATCCACACGCCTGAGGACATGAAGGGCATGAAGTTCCGCATCCCCGGCTTCGGCATGTACACCGACCTCTACCGCGGGCTCGGTGCGAACCCCACGACGATGCCTTTCGGTGAGGTGTTCACCGCACTCCAACAGGGAGCGATCGACGGGCAGGAGAACCCGATCGACGTCATCTACTCCTCGAACCTCCAAGAGGTCCAGCCGTACCTGACGCTGTGGAACTACTCCTACGACCCTCTTGTCCTCGGCGTCAACAAGGACCTCTTCGATTCGCTGACGAAGGAGGACCAGGAACTCGTGACTCGTCTGGCTAGGCAGACGAACGACTTCCAGATCAAGAAGAACCGCGACGGCGAGCAGAAGCTCATCGCCGAACTCAAGGACTCCGGCATGAAGGTCAACGAGCTCAGCGACGAAGAGAAGGACGCCTTTCGCACGAAGCTCGAACCGATCTACGCGAAGTACCGCAAGGTCTGGGGCCCCGACATGTCCTCAGCATTCATCCCGAAAGGACTGTGAGATGAGAGCCATCAGATTCTTCGAGGACTGGGTCGTCATCGGATCGTTCGCGATGATCGTGATCGTCACCTTCGTCAACGTCCTCTCCCGCTACATCTTCAAGGCCTCGCTGGCGTTCTCCGAGGAGCTGACCATCAACTTCCTCGTCGTCATGACGATGATGGGAGCCGTCGTCGGCATCCGCCTCGGCGCGCACCTCGGGTTCACGTATCTCGTCGAGAACGCGAAAGGCCAGGTCCGTCGGATCCTGCTCATCACCGGCACCGTGCTCATCGTCATCTTCCTCGCCGTCCTCCTCATCTGGGGTGGCGAGATGACGATCGCGCAAGGCCTGCGCGGCCGCTCAACCC includes the following:
- a CDS encoding DctP family TRAP transporter solute-binding subunit, which produces MVPTMQTKRATLAWLAVLMVCALLLAGCGTNFGTTDDGKQRYRWKMTVTTGSTSTWYLAAEKFAKDLDKETDGRITMKVFANERLSAGEATAGVEQLMDGAKDFSYNSPIIYAGVDPRFGAVTAPFVFDSVADGQKALAGKGGDVYSDYLAERGVHLLGFGESGMRQLTNTHRAIHTPEDMKGMKFRIPGFGMYTDLYRGLGANPTTMPFGEVFTALQQGAIDGQENPIDVIYSSNLQEVQPYLTLWNYSYDPLVLGVNKDLFDSLTKEDQELVTRLARQTNDFQIKKNRDGEQKLIAELKDSGMKVNELSDEEKDAFRTKLEPIYAKYRKVWGPDMSSAFIPKGL
- a CDS encoding TRAP transporter small permease, giving the protein MRAIRFFEDWVVIGSFAMIVIVTFVNVLSRYIFKASLAFSEELTINFLVVMTMMGAVVGIRLGAHLGFTYLVENAKGQVRRILLITGTVLIVIFLAVLLIWGGEMTIAQGLRGRSTPSLGVPQWLFTLSIPLAGLLGILRSIQALRTSLHEDTSAEAVTRRLASEAAPVVDSAEFSSEPTSDSSELNGGRK